A single region of the Halopiger xanaduensis SH-6 genome encodes:
- a CDS encoding methytransferase partner Trm112, with protein sequence MKESLLDILRCPLDKHELELEDAEYGDDGEEVVGGDLVCTECGERYPVDDGIPNLLPPDMREETPA encoded by the coding sequence ATGAAGGAGTCCTTGCTGGATATTCTCCGCTGTCCGCTCGACAAACACGAGCTCGAACTCGAGGACGCCGAGTACGGCGACGACGGCGAGGAAGTCGTCGGCGGCGACCTCGTCTGTACCGAGTGCGGCGAACGATATCCCGTCGACGACGGCATCCCGAACCTGCTCCCGCCGGACATGCGGGAGGAGACGCCCGCCTGA
- a CDS encoding DR2241 family protein — translation MTVADATTDAVDALIAALEDDEGERGDGGVEFDGLSLERERDGDAYVLETPEIDPRRVEADDLPTVLETVAEYATNWRYWQRSVGGEGTYRRAFLRWCERAPIAEDGAREPTDDPLAVPERYEALRDGIDREWGQLSITARFVDVANPDGERVYDLWHVDDAGADLADLEVYDDPRDARELATDDEDGRYRPLKTAPTLLSGWAFTGLSGAELVEAVEFFYPATVANWHRELRGNLDVDHWRETAERQTGIYDVLDELPREAVDWVAEACCVDSQCLRRRKWEYEAGDDLEPPGGDGPFPCREPCSLVVAAARQWTILESEQERTYELELTPSERNQLEELIDAVAEDRTDEIREADVADGANRYRARYLRAKRFDEDGSLEIRERSAETE, via the coding sequence CTGACCGTGGCGGACGCGACGACCGACGCCGTCGACGCGCTGATCGCGGCGCTCGAGGACGACGAGGGTGAGAGAGGGGACGGCGGCGTCGAGTTCGACGGCCTCTCCCTCGAGCGAGAGCGCGACGGCGACGCCTACGTCCTCGAGACGCCCGAAATTGACCCGCGCCGAGTTGAGGCGGACGACCTCCCGACGGTCCTCGAGACGGTCGCGGAGTACGCGACCAACTGGCGCTACTGGCAGCGGTCGGTCGGCGGCGAGGGAACCTACCGCCGAGCCTTCCTCCGGTGGTGCGAACGGGCCCCGATCGCCGAGGACGGCGCTCGAGAGCCGACCGACGACCCGCTCGCCGTCCCCGAACGGTACGAGGCGCTGCGGGACGGCATCGATCGCGAGTGGGGACAGCTTTCGATCACCGCCCGGTTCGTCGACGTCGCAAACCCCGACGGCGAGCGCGTCTACGACCTCTGGCACGTCGACGACGCCGGCGCGGATCTGGCCGATCTCGAGGTCTACGACGACCCTCGCGACGCTCGCGAACTCGCGACCGACGACGAGGACGGCCGCTACCGGCCGCTGAAGACCGCGCCGACGCTGCTATCGGGGTGGGCCTTCACCGGCCTCTCCGGGGCGGAACTCGTCGAGGCGGTCGAGTTCTTCTACCCGGCGACCGTCGCCAACTGGCACCGCGAACTGCGGGGGAACCTGGACGTCGACCACTGGCGCGAGACCGCCGAGCGACAGACGGGGATCTACGACGTTCTCGACGAACTGCCCCGCGAAGCCGTCGACTGGGTGGCCGAAGCCTGCTGCGTCGACTCCCAGTGTCTCCGCCGCCGCAAGTGGGAGTACGAGGCGGGCGACGACCTCGAGCCCCCGGGCGGCGACGGGCCGTTTCCCTGTCGGGAGCCCTGCTCGCTGGTCGTCGCCGCCGCGCGCCAGTGGACCATCCTCGAGTCCGAACAGGAGCGGACCTACGAACTCGAGCTCACGCCGAGCGAGCGCAACCAGCTCGAGGAGTTGATCGACGCCGTTGCGGAGGACCGGACCGACGAGATCCGCGAGGCCGACGTCGCCGACGGCGCGAACCGCTACCGGGCGCGGTACCTGCGGGCCAAGCGGTTCGACGAGGACGGATCGCTCGAGATTCGAGAGCGGTCCGCAGAGACTGAGTAA
- a CDS encoding DUF998 domain-containing protein yields the protein MGGNQRRRRPRSSTATRVATHCGLAAAVVGLGAIVLATLVASPETFTWRSAALSDMGRYETRTFPLFNGGLVLSGLLGVPFGWRLWRASETILERIGVALLVVATVGLIGVGVFFLGHADWYLERSFHGPAALTYFAAAPLAQLIYGTGAVLAGRLRRGLVSIWLGIVHPLAWLGWLLVLVAGGDAGAWFAVPEFVAAVAFGAWIGFLAVDLEGLSRTGEAA from the coding sequence ATGGGAGGAAACCAACGCCGACGCCGGCCCCGCAGTTCGACCGCGACTCGAGTCGCAACGCACTGCGGGCTCGCCGCGGCGGTCGTCGGCCTGGGCGCGATCGTTCTCGCGACCCTCGTCGCGTCCCCGGAGACGTTCACCTGGCGCAGCGCCGCCCTCTCCGATATGGGCCGGTACGAAACCCGCACGTTTCCGCTGTTCAACGGCGGGCTCGTCCTGAGCGGCCTGCTCGGCGTGCCCTTCGGCTGGCGGCTCTGGCGCGCGAGCGAAACGATCCTCGAGCGGATCGGCGTCGCCCTACTGGTCGTCGCGACGGTCGGGCTGATCGGCGTCGGCGTCTTCTTTCTCGGCCACGCAGACTGGTACCTCGAGCGGAGTTTCCACGGCCCGGCCGCGCTGACGTACTTCGCCGCCGCGCCGTTGGCGCAGTTGATCTACGGCACCGGTGCGGTGCTCGCCGGGCGGCTCCGTCGCGGCCTCGTCTCGATCTGGCTCGGTATCGTCCATCCGCTGGCGTGGCTGGGCTGGCTCCTCGTCCTCGTCGCCGGCGGCGACGCCGGCGCGTGGTTCGCCGTCCCCGAGTTCGTCGCCGCCGTCGCGTTCGGCGCGTGGATCGGCTTCCTCGCCGTCGATCTCGAGGGACTCTCACGCACCGGAGAAGCGGCGTAA
- a CDS encoding cell division protein ZapB, giving the protein MDSRTQERVEQWDSRPFNGGYDGLSDLAESGFSGAVTTGTGGTWLFMLNGRIVGVFEGAIEDFDGASGTVYQAPHPSLPLLCSMEEQGGDTRAKYYTNETPLREVDETLQSGSFTGYIILSENVLSGDYYAVYYGGRRMAAAYIGNAERLVTGDEAFERADDEVGIYEVVDVDVEVTDVPGADDTPSAGTDADTETGATTDSDDGGSDDEPSVGGVSGVEPIDISGGSSAGSSVDTGSSTDDAVTGSDGPSGITATDPDATARESTTPGITDDDSISTDAAPDPDPDSADAAADSVAAVESEPEPESDPEPEPEPDPDPDGVELETGTDHEPGLEAEPDASTAAEADADSVEAGPDSEASPAGTSETESGTGTGSGSPDPAEVEAAAEQLDQNDISWTGDDEDEQPETTAGDVRPPSATERTGSGAADADSPAADADADGENQLEERFEEEEQWRETRRIPSIDPEKTTADGSTSAVSGSGAASGSQSASQSTRKEAGARTEAQRSTGSATQDSASGTRGSGQADGAAGSGTRTTAPSGATADRNQSERIERLSDRIERLEEQREALESKNKDLVAERDQLREKNQQLSETIDRLESRIEELESELEAARAGDGAGAGAGAGAAAGTELSPDRALAGTNLFVRYRSKSQPTLETAHGGDADRDEVASNLQLEHHTEFDASDVAVEGVPYEEFLTGTMAYRFVEWLTDTTLYEIRDTGHANGLSDLYDVIPQIDRAELDATISLEDDDTDDVPDEVTFDVVAFDKMGNPLLVAMLNDSRKPLSEDTLAGLEEAASAVKANYPDLAAAIAVTSSYFESGAHEVTEEATSSGFLSRSSKLSYVSLSRKQGYHLCLVESRSEGFHMTVPEL; this is encoded by the coding sequence ATGGACTCGCGCACGCAAGAGCGCGTCGAACAATGGGATTCTCGCCCGTTCAACGGCGGCTACGATGGGCTCTCTGATCTCGCCGAGAGCGGCTTTTCGGGGGCCGTAACGACGGGTACAGGCGGCACTTGGCTCTTTATGCTTAACGGCCGTATCGTCGGCGTCTTCGAGGGGGCGATCGAAGACTTCGACGGGGCCTCGGGCACGGTCTACCAGGCGCCGCATCCGTCGCTGCCGTTGCTCTGCTCGATGGAGGAACAGGGGGGCGACACCCGGGCCAAGTACTACACGAACGAAACGCCGCTCCGGGAGGTCGACGAGACGCTCCAGAGCGGTTCGTTTACGGGTTACATCATACTGAGCGAGAACGTTCTCAGCGGCGACTACTACGCCGTCTACTACGGCGGGCGCCGGATGGCCGCCGCCTACATCGGCAACGCCGAGCGGCTGGTTACCGGCGACGAGGCGTTCGAACGCGCCGACGACGAGGTCGGGATCTACGAGGTCGTCGACGTCGACGTCGAGGTGACCGACGTTCCGGGCGCGGACGACACGCCCAGCGCGGGCACGGACGCGGACACGGAAACGGGCGCGACGACCGACAGCGACGACGGCGGCTCGGACGACGAGCCGTCCGTCGGCGGCGTTTCGGGCGTCGAACCGATCGACATCTCCGGCGGCTCGAGCGCCGGCTCGTCGGTCGACACCGGCAGCAGTACCGACGATGCAGTGACCGGAAGCGACGGCCCGTCGGGGATCACGGCGACGGACCCGGACGCAACCGCTCGCGAGTCGACGACGCCGGGGATCACGGACGACGATTCGATTTCGACCGACGCCGCCCCGGACCCGGATCCCGATTCCGCCGACGCGGCAGCTGATTCGGTCGCCGCCGTCGAATCTGAACCGGAACCCGAATCGGATCCGGAACCGGAACCGGAACCGGACCCGGACCCGGACGGCGTCGAACTCGAGACCGGAACCGATCACGAACCCGGACTCGAGGCCGAACCTGACGCGTCGACCGCAGCCGAAGCCGACGCTGATTCCGTCGAGGCCGGCCCCGATTCCGAAGCGTCCCCGGCAGGGACGTCCGAAACTGAAAGTGGAACCGGGACCGGCTCCGGATCGCCGGACCCCGCCGAGGTCGAGGCGGCCGCCGAACAGCTCGACCAGAACGACATCTCCTGGACCGGCGACGACGAGGACGAGCAGCCCGAGACGACCGCGGGCGACGTCCGACCGCCGAGTGCGACCGAGCGAACGGGGTCCGGAGCCGCGGACGCCGACTCTCCCGCTGCCGACGCCGACGCGGACGGCGAGAACCAACTCGAGGAGCGATTCGAGGAGGAAGAACAGTGGCGGGAAACGCGACGCATTCCGTCGATCGACCCGGAGAAGACGACCGCGGACGGCTCGACGAGTGCCGTCTCGGGGTCGGGGGCAGCGTCAGGATCGCAATCCGCGAGCCAGTCCACTCGGAAGGAAGCCGGCGCCCGAACCGAGGCTCAGCGATCGACCGGATCGGCAACGCAGGACTCCGCGAGCGGAACCCGCGGATCCGGGCAAGCCGACGGTGCCGCCGGCTCTGGAACTCGAACGACAGCACCGAGCGGCGCCACCGCCGACCGAAACCAAAGCGAGCGCATCGAACGGCTCTCCGACCGCATCGAACGCCTCGAGGAACAGCGCGAAGCCCTCGAGTCGAAAAATAAGGACCTCGTCGCCGAACGCGACCAACTTCGAGAGAAGAACCAACAGCTGTCAGAGACGATCGACCGCCTCGAGTCCCGCATCGAGGAACTCGAGTCGGAACTGGAGGCGGCGCGAGCCGGCGACGGAGCGGGCGCGGGTGCAGGTGCGGGCGCCGCGGCCGGCACCGAACTCTCGCCCGACCGCGCGCTCGCCGGGACGAACCTGTTCGTCCGGTACCGCTCGAAGAGCCAGCCGACCCTCGAGACCGCACACGGGGGCGACGCCGACCGCGACGAGGTCGCGTCGAACCTGCAACTCGAGCACCACACCGAGTTCGACGCCTCCGACGTGGCCGTCGAGGGTGTGCCGTACGAAGAGTTCCTCACCGGGACGATGGCCTACCGGTTCGTCGAGTGGCTGACCGACACGACGCTCTACGAGATCCGCGACACCGGCCACGCGAACGGGCTGTCGGACCTCTACGACGTCATCCCACAGATCGACCGGGCCGAACTCGACGCGACGATCTCGCTCGAGGACGACGACACCGACGACGTTCCCGACGAGGTCACCTTCGACGTCGTCGCGTTCGACAAGATGGGGAACCCGCTGCTGGTTGCGATGCTCAACGACTCGCGCAAGCCGCTCAGCGAGGATACCCTCGCGGGCCTCGAGGAGGCCGCCTCCGCGGTCAAGGCGAACTATCCCGATCTCGCAGCCGCGATCGCCGTCACCTCGAGTTACTTCGAGTCCGGCGCCCACGAGGTGACCGAGGAGGCGACGAGCAGCGGCTTCCTCAGCCGGAGCTCGAAGCTGAGCTACGTCAGCCTCTCGCGGAAGCAGGGCTACCACCTCTGTCTGGTCGAGTCGCGCTCGGAAGGGTTCCACATGACCGTTCCCGAGCTGTAA
- a CDS encoding adenylosuccinate synthase, which yields MTVTIVGSQLGDEGKGGVVDLYGDAADVVARYQGGDNAGHTVVHDGETYKLSLVPSGAVRGKIGVLGNGCVVNPETLFGEIDTLRERGLKPDVRVAERAHVILPYHRALDGIEENEKEDLAAGTTGRGIGPTYEDKAGRRGVRVGDLLDPDTLRERLEYVVPQKKALAEDVFGKETGEEFDVDHLFETYREYGERLAEENMTVDCGTFLQERIDAGDNVMLEGAQGTSIDIDHGIYPYVTSSNPTAGGASVGTGLGPTVVGDGEVIGIVKAYLSRVGTGPLPTELGGVEGQTPDYDADEGAGDEEEELATYIRDEGGEYGTVTGRPRRVGWLDMPMLRHAARANGFTGLAINHIDVLAGLDEVKVGHSYELDGEEVFTMPPTTEKWGDCEATLRTFDGWDEVDWEAVAEDGYDAIPENARTYLEYVSDELDAPIYAVGVGPGREETVVVEDPYE from the coding sequence ATGACCGTCACAATCGTCGGGTCGCAACTCGGCGACGAAGGCAAGGGTGGCGTCGTCGATCTGTACGGCGACGCCGCCGATGTCGTCGCCCGCTATCAGGGCGGCGACAACGCTGGACACACCGTCGTCCACGACGGCGAGACGTACAAGCTATCGCTCGTCCCCTCCGGGGCCGTCCGGGGGAAGATCGGCGTCCTCGGCAACGGCTGCGTCGTCAACCCCGAGACGCTGTTCGGGGAGATCGACACGCTCCGCGAGCGCGGCCTCAAGCCCGACGTCCGCGTCGCCGAGCGCGCACATGTCATTCTCCCCTACCACCGCGCGCTCGACGGCATCGAAGAGAACGAGAAGGAAGACCTCGCGGCCGGCACCACGGGCCGGGGCATCGGCCCCACCTACGAGGACAAGGCCGGCCGCCGCGGCGTCCGCGTCGGCGACCTGCTCGACCCCGACACGCTCCGAGAACGGCTCGAGTACGTCGTGCCGCAGAAGAAGGCTCTCGCCGAGGACGTCTTCGGCAAGGAGACCGGCGAGGAGTTCGACGTCGATCACCTCTTCGAGACCTACCGCGAGTACGGCGAGCGCCTGGCCGAGGAGAACATGACCGTCGACTGCGGCACCTTCCTGCAGGAGCGTATCGACGCCGGCGACAACGTCATGCTCGAGGGCGCGCAGGGTACCTCGATCGACATCGACCACGGCATCTACCCCTACGTGACCTCCTCGAACCCGACCGCGGGCGGCGCCAGCGTCGGCACCGGCCTCGGCCCGACGGTCGTCGGCGACGGCGAGGTCATCGGCATCGTCAAGGCCTACCTCTCGCGGGTCGGCACCGGCCCGCTACCGACCGAACTCGGCGGCGTCGAGGGCCAGACCCCCGACTACGACGCCGACGAGGGCGCGGGCGACGAGGAGGAGGAACTCGCGACCTACATCCGCGACGAGGGCGGCGAGTACGGCACCGTCACCGGCCGTCCGCGCCGCGTCGGCTGGCTCGACATGCCAATGTTGCGCCACGCGGCCCGCGCGAACGGCTTTACCGGCCTCGCGATCAACCACATCGACGTGCTCGCCGGCTTAGACGAGGTAAAGGTCGGCCACAGCTACGAACTCGACGGCGAGGAGGTATTCACGATGCCGCCGACCACCGAGAAGTGGGGCGACTGCGAGGCGACCCTCCGAACGTTCGACGGCTGGGACGAGGTCGACTGGGAAGCGGTCGCCGAGGACGGCTACGACGCCATCCCCGAGAACGCCCGGACCTACCTCGAGTACGTCAGCGACGAGCTCGACGCGCCGATCTACGCGGTCGGCGTCGGTCCCGGCCGCGAGGAGACCGTCGTCGTCGAAGACCCGTACGAGTAA
- a CDS encoding UPF0058 family protein, translating to MHKDELLELHEELVTIMEYFAQREEVDEELFEPYRQLDVDPSHVHKSKSEHKHAVFVLGNALAKGMSEDEFSSAGRIGKRMKELAEDAESKI from the coding sequence ATGCACAAAGACGAACTCCTCGAGCTGCACGAAGAACTCGTGACTATTATGGAGTATTTCGCCCAGCGCGAGGAGGTCGACGAAGAGCTCTTCGAACCGTACCGCCAGCTCGACGTCGACCCCTCGCACGTCCACAAATCGAAGAGCGAACACAAGCACGCGGTCTTCGTCCTCGGCAACGCCCTCGCGAAGGGCATGAGCGAAGACGAGTTCTCGAGCGCCGGCCGAATTGGCAAGCGCATGAAAGAACTCGCGGAAGACGCCGAATCGAAGATTTAG
- a CDS encoding DUF7524 family protein, producing the protein MSRTEVTVHVNRESPDTLEAATTTVSTRGSFVLALRGHESPAHVHCRLADADTDASFSRHVSLDQSNYYVEAGETIEVPVGVDAEAIDDPVTGRLEVVTGYGSESVTIDVTVKPKPAAVDVDESLSKPPSRDQSADQTAAEKVLQRLFGASGLDTGTLAVLALGLVALAIATATAATIGGLAAMFGFIVVAGGVVIALALLLW; encoded by the coding sequence GTGTCCCGAACCGAGGTCACCGTCCACGTCAACCGCGAGTCGCCCGATACGCTCGAGGCAGCGACGACTACGGTGTCGACTCGCGGCTCGTTCGTCCTCGCGTTACGGGGCCACGAATCGCCCGCGCACGTCCACTGTCGGCTCGCCGACGCCGACACCGACGCGTCCTTTTCCCGGCACGTCTCGCTCGATCAGTCGAACTACTACGTCGAAGCGGGCGAGACGATCGAGGTTCCGGTCGGTGTCGACGCCGAAGCGATCGACGATCCCGTCACGGGTCGACTCGAGGTCGTAACCGGCTACGGTTCCGAATCGGTGACGATCGACGTCACCGTCAAACCGAAGCCGGCCGCGGTCGACGTCGACGAGTCGCTCTCCAAACCGCCGTCGCGGGATCAGTCGGCCGATCAAACAGCCGCCGAGAAGGTACTGCAGCGGCTGTTCGGCGCGAGCGGCCTCGATACGGGGACGCTCGCCGTGCTCGCGCTGGGGCTGGTCGCGCTCGCCATCGCGACGGCGACGGCCGCGACGATCGGCGGACTCGCTGCGATGTTCGGGTTCATCGTCGTCGCCGGCGGCGTCGTCATCGCACTCGCGTTGCTGCTGTGGTAA